The Manduca sexta isolate Smith_Timp_Sample1 unplaced genomic scaffold, JHU_Msex_v1.0 HiC_scaffold_2821, whole genome shotgun sequence sequence AAGATTACTGAAGACAAGGTTATAGATTGTCCAAGTGAAGACAGCAAAAGGAATGATAATAATAAGATGTTAAACACAActtcaaataataatgacaATGTATCGAAAGATCCACCAGGTACACCAATATGTATTGAAGGAAAATCAGATATAGAAATTgcaaaacaaatgaaattaaatactacaaaatcaaacctaaatattCCCAAAAGGAAAATAAGAAACAAGTAGCAAATCCATTAAACATAGTAGGTGAGATTATAGAGAAACCTGAGCAAAAATAGACCCAATACTAACAAGTGTACCAGAAATGCCTGATAAAGACAAAtctcaaaataaaagtaagaaaaAGACGCCTTTGAAAAAACAGCCTGTGGTTACAACACTGACTATTGAAGTAGAGAAATGTGTAGCAGAATGGTTTACAATAGACACTCTCCTTTTCTTACTAGGAGAGGAGAAAGTAAAAGAGCTTGTAGCTGACAAAGGAGAATGTATAAAGGAGTACTTGAACAACTATGCAAAAGGTGTATTTTACAATTCAAATGCTTATGACCAGTACCAAGCTCTATGCAAGAAATTAAACATGCTTGAATTGGAAGACAAGAAGTATGATGCTCAGACTTTACACAGAGAAATGAAACCACTACCAGATTATTCAATAATTCAAGAAGAGAGTAAGAAGATACAGTTGAAAGTTAAAGCATTCTATGCTGGTGAGACAGAAATACCTACACCAGAAATTGTGGAGAAAATAGAATCAACAGAAGAAGATAATATAACTCAACTACCATTAGTAGATAAGAATGCCCAAAATGCATTACGTAGGAGAATAGTGTGTCAACACTTGAACAAAATGTTACCAGATTTGTTAAGGTCATTGGGATTGTTGAGTTTATCAATAAGTTCAGATATCCGGTTGCtagtaaatacatttatgttgaaagcaaataatattatgttcaagcCGATACAGTGGACATTGATagcaattattttcataaaattactttctcTGAGGGATAAACGTTTAGAAGTTTTGTTAGCACAACCTATGGCATATCAACATATGCAGTTACTCCTACTGAGCTATAAACAAGATGGGGGATATTTGGACAGACTGATTTCATGGCTTACAGATGTTGATCGGCTTTTAGATACAAATGATACTCAGTTAACTATAGAATGAATACAGGCCATGTATGTGTTAGTTAAAAAAGaacagaatatttattatattgtgataaTGAGTAACCAGCATATATTTCTGAAATTTTGGTATAAAGCTTAAAACTAAACTTATAAAAGAGTTGATGAGTTTTGTtgttatataactaaaatagtAAGTGCCTCTTCGGTTGAATatatggattttttttgttcagGAGTGAAGAAAATTCAATTGTAACCAGTAACATAATGAATTGGCAGGGGGCCTTTAATTTTTATGGAAAGCAAATGGCACTGTCTTCCTTAGCAATGCctgttagtaatttatataacattttgtaacaaaGCCTGATTTTGTTTTTCATGCCATGGAAATGGATGTGATAGTGATTGCATTATCTACTGTGTAGATTCgagattaaatatatatttttaaattgttgtttttgttCATATGTAATTCAAgcaaatatagtattaaaaaaaagggtTGGATACCATTCTAAGTAGCATGCTTTTAAATAGACTACTTATTATGACTAGTTCAAATTTTTCAGGGTCCTTTAAGATTCTAGACTCATTGTCTCTGAAGTCACCGGTGATTAATCTTACTCTTCGGTATAATTCCGAggacaaaataaaaccatttgaaattaaactaaatgtatatttatcatATCAGCTGCTTAAGTTCGGATCTAATATCGATAGAACCGCACCTACTAAATGTAAAGACCCTGTAACAAGTATACTAGACTTTTCTCCTTGGAACTCCTTCTCTATGGTCAATAAAGCTTCTGCCACACATTCCATGACAGATGTGTGGTCTCCGCTCCAAATCTCCGCGTGTCTCTGACACCTCTGTATTAACTCGTCTTGCTCTACTAGAGAGAAATTGTCGCTGTTTTGGGAAATCTTTTTATTCGCTGTGGGTATAACGAAGAATGCTCTATCAAAACCAATTTCTTTTAGTGGTTTTAACAGGACTTTTCCGTTCCGATCCCCTGTTGCGCTGAATATTAGCGCTTTAGGTCGATGTctgataacaaaaaaatacatgtcaTTAATAATTCGTTACTTGATATTACAAGGTGTTAGCACTGCTGTATTATACTTATAGCAATAATAAGCAAAGAGCTTATACCTCACAAGTAaatcatcgaaataaaattatttttcggattttattgcggtttttcaatttcccccgacgtttcgaagactgcaaacATCATGGTTACGTGtcaaatccgaaaactagttttatctttatgtctaacattcgtgtaaacataaatctagtacctaatattaatataaaatgaagcTATAGAATATGGAATATTAAGTCGTTCcgtataatagttttttaacGGTTACCCACCTGCTTCTATCCTTAAACCACTCCGCGCAAATCTCAACAGACTCCTTGGTGTGCGCTCCGTCC is a genomic window containing:
- the LOC115449658 gene encoding LOW QUALITY PROTEIN: putative RNA polymerase II subunit B1 CTD phosphatase RPAP2 (The sequence of the model RefSeq protein was modified relative to this genomic sequence to represent the inferred CDS: inserted 4 bases in 4 codons), which codes for METATKTTKKKPSKIEEMTKEQIRQAILKKRECNARAQYIVESLLEXGITEQYLLQCLPEINQTHFDDVVEERSIIHLCGYPICSRSISEKDIPKQKYRISXKTNKVYDITARKNYCSNSCYKSAMHVKKQLLTSPLWFREYEVIPTFHLLPLDSAGSMGQEIDVSLIERIKPVKKSFTSINDFTSASFKEITGSMDTEICYSNEGENGSEVPTKDIMDGITQLKITEDKVIDCPSEDSKRNDNNKMLNTTSNNNDNVSKDPPGTPICIEGKSDIXNCKTNEIKYYKIKPKYSQKENKKQVANPLNIVGEIIEKPEXKIDPILTSVPEMPDKDKSQNKSKKKTPLKKQPVVTTLTIEVEKCVAEWFTIDTLLFLLGEEKVKELVADKGECIKEYLNNYAKGVFYNSNAYDQYQALCKKLNMLELEDKKYDAQTLHREMKPLPDYSIIQEESKKIQLKVKAFYAGETEIPTPEIVEKIESTEEDNITQLPLVDKNAQNALRRRIVCQHLNKMLPDLLRSLGLLSLSISSDIRLLVNTFMLKANNIMFKPIQWTLIAIIFIKLLSLRDKRLEVLLAQPMAYQHMQLLLLSYKQDGGYLDRLISWLTDVDRLLDTNDTQLTIE